A window of the Hordeum vulgare subsp. vulgare chromosome 5H, MorexV3_pseudomolecules_assembly, whole genome shotgun sequence genome harbors these coding sequences:
- the LOC123396593 gene encoding protein TRACHEARY ELEMENT DIFFERENTIATION-RELATED 7A-like, with amino-acid sequence MAGSSDHGPVGRCSFPPAVHGSIQWQHRRPQIDAQIPRALHQIAAAAAAPNHTMAAPHGTSPPPTARPPSTIPPSPSTPSSAVVAPNHSGAVPPTSPDRSRLRPPTAAPTIPPSPSTPSSVVVAPNHSGAVPPTSPDRGRLRPPTTPPFQIASFLLRPPHKLNPSTKQVRLLYVLHQKQQSVGTSSPASTSAS; translated from the exons ATGGCTGGCTCCTCGGACCACGGGCCAGTTGGTCGGTGTTCGTTCCCTCCAGCCGTCCATGGCAGCATCCAGTGG CAGCATCGCCGCCCCCAAATCGACGCCCAAATCCCCCGTGCCCTCCATCAGatcgcagccgccgccgccgcccccaacCATACCATGGCCGCCCCCCACGGTACCAGCCCTCCccccacggcgcgaccaccctcaACCATCCCACCGTCGCCCTCCACCCCGAGCAGTGCCGTTGTCGCCCCCAACCACTCCGGAGCGGTGCCACCAACCAGTCCAGATCGCAGCCGCCTTCGTccccccaccgccgccccaacCATCCCACCGTCGCCCTCCACCCCGAGCAGTGTCGTCGTCGCCCccaaccactctggagcagtgccgCCAACCAGTCCAGATCGCGGCCGCCTTCGTCCCCCTACCACGCCCCCATTCCAGATTGCGAGCTTCCTCCTCCGTCCTCCCCACAAGCTTAACCCGAGCACCAAGCAGGTCCGCCTCCTGTACGTCCTCCACCAGAAGCAGCAGAGCGTCGGTACATCTTCTCCCGCGAGCACCTCTGCCTCCTGA